A genome region from Sardina pilchardus chromosome 22, fSarPil1.1, whole genome shotgun sequence includes the following:
- the LOC134069553 gene encoding UNC93-like protein MFSD11, whose product MSPEGKSLLNIIILGFAFMIMFTAFQTCGNIEQTVLKSYNSSDFHGTGYTSMSIIYGVFSASNLIAPSVVAVIGPQLAMFFSGLLYSGYIAMFIRPLTWSFYTASVLVGIGAAVLWTAQGNLLTINSSDSTIGRNSGIFWALLQFSMFFGNLYVYIAWHGKTHISDKDRQTLFISLTVISLVGTFMLFLIRKPEPDPAPSEGSESLLPADASLTDSSPAVLTARPSLGFQALDAFKKALKLCVTKEMLLLSMPIAYSGLELTFYSGVYGTSIGAMTVFGDDAKSLIGLSGIFIGIGEILGGGIFGMLNKCNRFGRNPVVLLGLVTHFVAFYLIFLNIASDAPIAPEEGTHLQAFITPSAEVALLCSFLLGFGDSCFCTQLLSIVGYLFREDSAPAFAIYFFIQSIMAAVAFLYSNYLLLHWQLLVLVVTGFLGTLSFFLAEWLAVQRQRDSDYHSI is encoded by the exons ATGAGTCCCGAAGGAAAGTCGCTGCTCAACATCATCATCCTCGGCTTCGCGTTTATGATCATGTTCACCGCCTTTCAAACATGCGGGAACATCGAG CAAACCGTGCTGAAGAGTTACAACAGCTCAGACTTCCATGGAACGGGATACACCAG tatGTCCATCATCTACGGCGTGTTCTCAGCCTCCAACCTCATCGCTCCCTCAGTGGTGGCTGTCATTGGTCCACAGCTAGCCATGTTCTTCAGTGGTCTtctctacag TGGCTACATTGCCATGTTCATCCGTCCACTGACCTGGAGTTTCTACACGGCGTCGGTTCTGGTCGGCATCGGTGCAGCAG tgttgTGGACTGCTCAGGGGAACCTGTTGACCATTAACTCCTCAGACAGCACCATCGGCCGGAACAGCGGCATCTTCTGGGCCCTGCTGCAGTTcag CATGTTCTTTGGGAACCTGTACGTCTACATCGCCTGGCACGGGAAAACACACATATCAG ataagGACCGCCAGACGCTGTTCATCTCCCTGACGGTGATCAGTCTGGTGGGCACCTTCATGTTATTCCTGATCCGGAAGCCTGAACCTGACCCCGCCCCCTCTGAGGGTTCCGAGTCCCTGTTGCCCGCGGATGCctcactcacagacagcagCCCTGCAGTACTCAC AGCACGTCCCAGTTTAGGCTTCCAGGCCCTGGATGCCTTCA agaAGGCTCTAAAGCTGTGTGTCACCAAAGAAATGCTGTTGCTTAGTATGCCCATAGCCTACTCAG GGCTGGAGTTGACCTTCTACAGTGGCGTGTACGGCACCAGTATTGGTGCCATGACTGTGTTTGGAGACGACGCCAAGAGCCTGATCGGCCTTTCTGGCATCTTCATTGGCATCGGGGAGATCCTgg GAGGGGGCATATTCGGGATGCTGAATAAGTGTAACCGGTTCGGACGGAACCCCGtggtgctgctggggctggtcACACACTTCGTGGCGTTCTACCTGATCTTCCTCAACATCGCCAGCGACGCTCCCATCGCACCTGAGGAGGGGACACACCTGCAGGCCTTCATCACGCCCAG TGCAGAGGTGGCCCTGTTGTGTAGTTTCCTGCTGGGTTTTGGAGACAGCTGCTTCTGCACACAGCTGCTAAGCATTGTGGGATACCTGTTCCGTGAGGACAGCGCCCCGGCCTTCGCCATCTACTTCTTCATCCAG tccatcATGGCGGCGGTGGCGTTCCTGTACAGTAACTACCTGCTGCTGCACTGgcagctgctggtgctggtggtgacgGGCTTTCTGGGCACGCTCAGTTTCTTCCTGGCCGAGTGGCTCGCCGTCCAACGCCAGCGCGACTCCGACTACCACAGCATCTGA